GCTGCACGCCCGGAGTCTGGTCGTGCCAATCCAGGAACTCCTGGATCTGGCTCTTGCGCTTGCCGGGGGCGGGCTCGTTGATCGGCATCTTGATCAGGTGGTTGCCGCTGGCCATCACCTTGCTCATCAGCGCCGAATAGTCGGTGGAGATGTCCGCGTCGTCGAAGTGCTTGAACATCTTGAAGCCCATGACATGCTCATACCACTCCACCCAGTGGTTCATCTTGCCCAGCTCGACGTTGCCCACGCAGTGGTCGAAGAACTTCAATCCGCAGCTGTGCTCGCGGTTGTAGTCGTTGAGCTTGTTGTCCGTGACCTTGGCGAATTTCGGCAGGAAGAGGCCGCCGGTCTTGAGCTTGGTCAGGGCGTAGTCGCCGCTGCGGCTGACGAAGGTGTGCTGCACGCGGCCGTAGGTCTTAATGCCGGCGAACGTCACTGAGCCCGTCGAGTCCGACAGCGTGTAGGGCTGGTAGGCGCTCTCGCCGCCGTTTTTCAAGGCCTGTTCATAGGCCTTGGTCGCGTCGAAAACCGTCAGGGCGATGTCCTTGATGCCGTCGCCGAATCGGACCAGCTCTTGGTTCCACGGATGGGCCTTGGTCAGCGGCGTCTCCAGCAGCAGCCGGATGTTGCCCTGGGTGAGCAGGTACTTGGCGCTCTCGCGGTTGTCGGTGGTGAGGTCGGAGATCTGGTCGATCTGGAAGCCAAAGGCCTGGGCGTAGAAGAACGCGCTCTGCTTGGCGTTGCCGACGATGAAGTGGACATAGTCCACATCGATCAGGGCGAGCGGATCGGTGACGGCCGCGGCGTTGGCTGAAGTGGTTGGAGCGGTCTTGTGCATGAGGGCATTCTAGTCCGCCGGGACTGGGAGCAAAGCAGGGAAGCGCGGTCGAGGCGGAGATTTTCGCCGCGACTTTTGGTCGGTATGCTTGCCCGCAAGGTTCCACCCATGAACAATCGCAAAGCCATCGCACTCTTTATCGCGGCCCTGATCGGCTTCGCGATCATCTTTCTCTTCGTTCTTTTCACCGCGGGCACGGCCAAGGAGCTGCAGCCCCCTGTGAACATGGCCCCGAGCAAGAATTAATCTGCGGAATGCCGCGGCGCAATCCGGGTTTCGCAGACGCTCTTCAGTAGACGATCGGAGCGTGGATTTCCAGCCCGGGCAGGACCGCCCGCCCCTGGAGCGCCTTGAGCTCGATCAACACCGTCGCGCCAAACACATTCGCTCCCAGGCTCTTCATCAGATCCACGCACGCCTTCATGGTTCCGCCGGTGGCCAGCAGATCATCGACCATCAGGATCTTCTTGCCGTTGGCGACCGCGTCCTCGCGCACCTCGAGCGTGTCCTGCCCATATTCCAGGTCGTAGGTCACAGCCCGAACCGGCGGCGGCAACTTGCCTTTCTTGCGAATCGGGATGAAGCCGCACGAAAGCGCCTGCGCCACCGCGATGCCGAAGATGAAGCCGCGGCTCTCGGCGCCGGCGACGGCGTGGATGCCCTTGCCTCGGAAAGGATTCGCCATCAATTCGACCGCCATCGAAAGAGCCGCGGGATCGTTGAGCAGCGGCGTGATGTCCTTGAAGAGAATCCCCGCCTTGGGAAAATCGGGAACGTCGCGGATCAATTTTCGAAGGTGGGTGGTGGGCATGCGGGCATTGCACGGCGAAATCGGTTCCTTGTCCAGCGCCGCTACCATGGCGGCATGGCAGAACCCAAGGCGAAGATCCTGCGGCTGGAGACCGTCGAGCCCATCGGCAAGCGGGTGCTGATTCGCAAGGACGAGGACCGCAAGATCACCAAGGTGGGTATCCATCTGCCTGACAAGATGGAGATTCCCACGCTGACCGGCCGCGTGGTGGCGCTGAGCGCCCAGATCGCCCGCGACGAGGACTACCCCATCCGCCAGTACGACCGAATCCTCTTCAACCCGCGCCATGGGATTCCCGTGGATTTCGAGGGGGACAACCGCCTCTTCGTGGTGCCGATCGAGGACATCGTCGCGGTCTTCCGCGCCACCGACGGGGATGCCGCGAAGTGACCGCAAGCGCCAAGGGAGGGCTCGAGGTCCATTCCGCCCCCCGCGCGACGGGGCCGGTGCGCGGCGCGTTCTTGCCGCCGGGCTCGAAGAGCCTGACGCAGCGTTTCATGATGCTGGCGGCGCTGGCCGAGGGCTCCAGCACGATCGACCATCCATTGGATTCCGCGGACACGCGGGCCCTTGGCGCCGGGTTGGCGACTTTGGGCGCCTCGGTGCGCTGGCCGGAGCGCGGGCCGCTGGTCATTCGCGGCGTGGATGGAACTTTCCCCGGCTTTGGAAATCTGGACGCAGTCGATGGCGGCACGCCGGCGCGATTCCTGATGGCGGCCGCGTGTCTTGCGAGCGGCAGCTCCGTGCTCGATGGATCGGCGCGACTGCGCCAGCGGCCGATGCAAGATGGCGTTTCCATATTGAATTCACTCGGCGCGACTCTCAAGCAATCGACCTCCGCGCAACTGCCGATCACGATCACGCCGACGCAGGAGTTCCGCAAGGGTGGCTCATGCCGGATTCCCGCCGCCGCAAGCAGCCAATTTATTTCGGCGCTGGCCTTGATCGGCCCATGGCTCACTCGCGGCGTCGAAGTGCGCCTCGAGGGCGAGCAGCCCAGTCTTTCCTACATTGATCTCACGGTGCATTGCCTGCGCAAGGTGGGGGCCGCCGCAGCGTGGCGAGCCAGCGAAGGCGTGCTGCGCGTGGAGCCGACGCGTTTGAAGGCATTTCATGTCGCGATCGAACCGGATGCCTCCAGCGCGGCCTATGGGCTGGCGCTGGCAGCGATCATGCCGGGCAGCGAAGTGACGGTGGCGGGCCTTCCCCGAAGTTCGCACCAGCCGGACATGGCGGTCTTCGACGCGCTCGTCGAATTGGGCGCGGTCGACTGCTCGACTGCCGGCGGATCGGCGATTCGATATGGCTCGCGGCTGAATGGCGGCGTGCTCGACGCCTCGCGTTGGCCCGATGGAAGCCTGGCGGTCATGGCTGCGGCGGCCTTTGCCTCGGCACCCGTCGAGATCCGCGGACTGTCCACGCTCGCCGGCAAGGAAAGTGATCGCATCGAGGCGATGGGCGCCTGGCTGCAGGCGGCGGGCGCGACCGTCGAGTGCGGCGGCGACTGGATTCGCGTCGACGGGCGCTCCTTGCATGACCGCCAGATCGTCGTCGATCCGCGCAACGATCACCGCATCGCCATGAGCGCCGCAGTTGCCGGCGCGGCCCGCGGCGGAGTGCGGATTTCCGACCCTGCGTGCGTCGGCAAGAGCTGGCCCGGATTCTGGCCCGCCTGGCAGCGTCTGGTGGCCGGTTTTGGAGGGAGCACTTGATGGATCACCCCAAGAGCGACGATACTGGCGGGATGCGCGATTTTTGGTGGTTCGCACGTGGACTTCTTCGCCCCAGGCACGAGGCGATCATTGCGCTCATCGGCGCCTTCATCAGCGCCGGCGGTTTGGGCGCGGGCCTGCTCAGCCTGGGGCCCTTGATGCAGCTCATTCTGAGGGATGGCACCTCGCTGCAGCAGATTCTGCGCAACTTCAACGCGAGGGGAGAATGGATCCAGGCCCCGGAATGGATCATCGGGTTGATGCCCACGACTCCCTACGGCGGCGTCGTCTGCCTGCTGGTGGGTTTGTGCGTGCTGACCGTCTTCGGCGCCGCCGCCAATTTCATCCATCAGCTCGTGGCCATGGGACTCTGCGCGCGGACCACTGCGAAGATCCGCCTGGAGATCTTCCGCCATGTGATCCATCTGCCGCTTTCGGTCGTCACCAAGCAGGGACCCGCCGAGTTCACCAGCCGCATCAACAACGACGTCACGATGCTCAACAGCGGGTTCGAGGCGCTGACCAGCAAGACGATCGCGCAGCTCACCAAGGGCGTGGCGGCGCTGGCCGCGGCCCTCTACTTCGACTGGCGGCTGGTCCTGGTTTCCTGCACGGTGGGACCGATCCTTGCCGTCGTTCTGCGCAAGACCGGCAAGTCGATCCGCAAAGGCACGCGCGGCGCGCTGGAGGCGCAGGAGTCGCTGTTGCGGACCACGCAGGAGTCGATGCAGGGATTGCGCACCATGAAGGGCTCGACCGCCGAGTTGGAGTCCATCCGCCGCTTCGCACTGTTCAACCACAAAGTGCTGCGGCAGAACCTGCGCGTCCGCAAGTCGCGTGCGCTCTCGGGACCGCTGATCGAGATGCTGGCGATCTTCGTGGTTGCCGGGCTGGCGCTGATCGCCGCCAAGAGCATCTTGGGCGGCGAACTTTCGTTCGAGAATTTCCTGCTTTCGCTGGGCGCGCTGGCGGTTTGCGCCAACAGCCTCAAGCCATTGACCGGCTTCATCAACGAGTTCCAGGCCACGGCGGCGCCGGCGGCGCGGCTTCGCAGCATTCTGAAGATCCCACGCGAAGACAAGAACGAGACAGGGAAGCCCGGACTCAAGCGGCACGCGCAGTCGATCAAGTTCGAAGGAGTTGTGTTCGCCTATCCCAACGCGCCGCAGCCTGCGCTGGCGGGGGTCAACTTCTCGGTGCTCCACGGCGAGCGCGTCGCCATCGTCGGCTCCAACGGCTGCGGCAAGACCACGCTGCTTTCGATGGTGCCGCGTCTGCTCACGCCTACGGGTGGTCGCATCCTCGTCGACGACGTCGACATCCAGGGCATTGACCTGAAAAGTCTGCGCCGTCAAATCGGATTGGTGACGCAGGAATCGGTGCTGATCCAGGGAACCATCTACGAGAACATCCGGCTCGGTTTCCGCCGCGCTAATCGTGCCGAGGTCGAGACCGCGGCGAAACGGGCCCGCGCCTGGGATTTCATCTCCGCCATTCCCGGAGGCCTCGACGGCCATGTCAGCGAGCAGGGGGCGAGTCTTTCCGGCGGGCAGCGCCAGCGCATTGCCATCGCCCGCGCCATTCTGCGCGACCCGGCAATCCTGCTGATGGACGAAGCGACCAGCCAGGTGGACGCCGAGAGCGAGGAGCAGATCAACAAGGCGATCGCCGAGTTCGGCGTGGGGCGCACGGTTCTGGTGGTGGCTCACCGCCTGAGCACGGTGCTGGCGGCGGACCGGATCGTGGTGATGGATTTCGGCCGCGTGGTCGACATGGGAACGCACGCGGAACTTTTGAAGCGCTGCGATGTCTACCGGCGAATCGCGGCGACGCAGATGCTCACCCCCGAAGTCGCGGTGCGCTAGCCGCCCAGCGTCTCGTCGCCAACGCCACGTGTCGGCGAAGCAAGAGATCAGGGCGCGATGGGCAGAAGTTGCTCGACCAAAAATTTCGTGCCGAGGGTCTTGGCTTCCGCGGCGCAGGTGCCGAATCCAATGTGCTCTGCCGGGGCGCCGGTCGGCCCGAATTCATGCCAGATAACAGGAAGGCTCGCCGGGGTGCGCCGGCGGATCTCGGCGATGAAGTCGCGCTGCGGCCCCACGGCAACCATCTGATCTCCGGCGGCGTGCAAGGCGAGAAGCGGTGTGGGCTTCCAGGAATCCAGGTGTCGAAGGGGCTCGAACTTCGCGGCGCGGCCGGGATCGTGACGCGCCGAAACGAGCTGGCTCCAATCGCCGCTCGAGGCCTCGATCAGCGCGGCCTTGAAGGGATGTGGCCGGCACATCGCCGCCAGCGCCGTCATCGCGCCAAGGCTGAAGCCGCCGATGGCGCAGCGCGAGGAATCGAATTCGGGGAATTGCTTCAGCACCTCGAGCACGCCGGGCAGCTCGCCCAGCATCGATTCGACGACTTCCAGCGAGCGCTCTGAAGTCTGCAGCTCGCTCTGGGCTCGCTCGCCATGGCCGGGCAGGTCGATCGCCACCGTCGCGATGCCGGCCCGCAACAACCTCAGATAGCGCCCGCTGTCGAGCTCCTTCTGCGCGGTGCGGCCATGCATCCAGAAGAGGTAGGGCGCGCTGCCCGCGCTGCTTCCGCTCGCCCTGTCGAAGCGCGGATGGATCAGCAGTGCCGGCGTCCGCGATGGACCTAGGCGAAGCACGCGACTCTGGGCCAGCAAGGATCGGGGAAGGGTGGTGGCGAGATCGGCCATGGAATGCCGCCCGGGTTGCGGGCGCGGACACACTAGCATCACGGAATGCTCCAGGTGATCGCCGGCGAATTCCGCTCACGCATCCTCAAGACGCCCAAGGATGACGCCCTCACCCGGCCGATGGGCAGCCGCACCAAGGAAGGCCTCTTCAACATTCTGCGCGGTTGGTTCGAAGGAGCCCGCGTGCTCGACCTCTTCGCCGGCGTGGGCACGCTGGGAATCGAGGCGGTCAGCCGCGGAGCCAGCAAAGTCTTCATGGTCGAGAAGGATCGCAAGATCCATTCGCTGCTGCGTGAGAACATCGAGGCGCTGGGTTGCGGCGAGCGCGCCGTCGCGGTCCAGGCGGATGCGCTTGGCGAGGCGGCGATCAGCGCCGCTGCCCCCGAGGTCAACATCGTGCTGATGGATCCGCCCTTCGCCCTGGTGGAAACCGAGGAGGGATTGCGCCAAGTGCTTGAACAGGCGGCGCGCACGCGGAAATTGTTCCTCGCCAAGGGCTTCCTGATCCTGCGCCTGCCGGGCGTTTCGAATCCGCCCCCGGCCATCGCGGGCTTCGACGGCCCCGAGGTGCGTCAGTACGGCGCCCAGCAGAATCTGCTGCTCTACATGCCGCACTTCGAGGCTTCCCAAGTCGCGAACCCGGAATGATCCGGTTCTTGGCTTAGACTCCGGCGCACCATGGATCCGTTTTCCGTCTCCATCATTCTCGCCGCCGCCGGAAGCAGCACCCGCTTCGGCAGCGACAAGCTCGGCCAGGATCTGGGCGGCCGGCCGCTGCTGCTGCGCAGCGTGGAGCTTTTCACCAAGCGCGATGAGGTGCGCTCGATCATCGTGGCAGCGCCGCCGAACAACATGCAGGAATTTCGCGATCGCTTCGGTGCCCAGCTGAGCTTCCACGGCGTGACGATCGTTGCGGGCGGGACCATCGACCGGTGGGAAACCATCCGCAACGCCCTCAAGGCGGTCCCCGCCGAAGCCACGCACATTGCAGTGCATGATGCGGCGCGGCCCGCCACCAGCGACGACCTGATCTCGCGGGTCTTCGAGGCCGCCAAACGCCACGACGCGGTGATCCCCGCGCTGCCGGTGGCCGACACGCTCAAGCGCGTCAACGAGGAAGTCGTCGAAGCCGAGAAGGAGGACGCGATCGCCGATCTGATTTTGGGCGAGGATGCCGACGCCTCCAAGGCCAAGGGAAAGTTCGTGCAGTCCACGGTGGATCGAAAGAATCTCGTCGCGGTGCAGACCCCGCAGGTGTTCAAGGCGGACTTGCTTCGCCGCGCCTATCAGCAGACGGATCTCAGCGCCGTCACCGACGACGCGGCGCTGGTGGAGCGCATGGGCGAAAAGGTGCTGGTGGTGGATGGTGAGTTCCGCAACTTGAAGGTGACGATTCCGGACGATCTTCGCACGATTCGCCTGCTGCTTGGCATCGCCGCCCCCGAGGGCCGCGCCGTACACAAGCGCTTCTAGCGCAGACGTGGCATCTCGCTCCCCCATCAAATCAATTTTGATTTTCTGTCCGCGTCACATGTCCGACTGCAGCGACGCCGACTCAAGCTGGTAGAGGCCCACCAGCCAGTTCTCCACGAGGTAGGGATCGACCTTGAACTTGCCGGTGATGGTGCCGAAGTTGAAGGTGTGGCGGCGCCCCGGCTTCACCGGAGTTGCGAGTTTGACTTCGATCGCGTCGTAGGGAGTCGGCGGCACGCCGATGCAGCAGCCGTCCCATTGGTTGAGCATCACCAGGATCTCGCTGCTCTCCTGCAGCATCAGCGGAAAGGCCATGTACCCCTCGATGCGGACCCACGCGCCGTCGAGCATGGCGACGCGCTGCGGAATTGCATTTTGTTGCAGGCGCGGAATGTAGGTCTGCGAGGCGCTGGTGAGGCACTCCCAGGTGATCTTGTAGGGATCCGCCTCCGTGCCCGCGCCGCTGATGAGGTACTTGTTGTCGGCGAGAATCGACCCGTCGCTCTGCTTGATGAGGTTGCCTGGAACGATGGTCGCGTTGGCGATCTTGCGGTCGAGCCCAAGCTTCAGCGAGTCCGGTGAGATCGCGGTGGAAGCGGCCTTTGGCTTTTCGACCGCAGTGACAGGGAGATTGGCGACGGAACCTTTGGCGATTGGTTGCACAGGCGGCTGCGCGGTTGTGGGTGCCGCCGATGATGATGGAATGACCGCCGCGGGTTTCGCAGCGACTATCGTCGGCGACGGAGCAGCCTGGTTCGATGATGGAGAAACCGCGGCAAGCTCGCCGGATTCGTCGCGCCGCACTGCCGGAGTAGGGAAAATGACCGCCAATAATGCGGCGAAGCAGATCAGCGCCAGAATGCTCCAGACAATCCGCATGGCTAGGCCTCGGGTCTCAGGTTCTCCGCCACGGAAGTTCGATAGGCGTTCATCGCCGGCAACACGCCGGCCAGCGCCGAAAGCAGAATAGCACCGGCGAGAATGATCAAGGTGCTGCGCGGGTCCAGTGACGGGTCGACGACGAGCCCGATGCGCGCCTTCAAGGCGCCGGAGGCGATCGCGTTGCCGGCCAGGCTCAGCAGGGCGCCGGCCAACGCGCCGGCAAAGCCGATCAGCGTCGCCTCCGTGAGGATCATCCCGGTGATGCGCGACCTCGCCACGCCAAGGGCGCGGAGCAGTGCGATCTGTCGCCGCCGCTCCGCCATGGAATTGTGCATGGCCAGCAGGATCGAGATGCCGCTGGAGACCAGGACCGCGGCGCCCAGGGCGATGAACAATTCATCGACGTTGCCAACGATCGAGCGGAGCCGGTCGATCTGCTGCGCCGGCTGCGCCACCACGATGCTGGTGTCGCGGCGCAGCGCGTCGAATTGCTGCTGCACCGCGGCGCTGGCGTCGTGGCCGGGCCGCGTGGGCAGGCGCAGCAGGATTCCGGTGATCTTCCGATCTTCATCCTTGAGGTCAGCGGCGGTGGCCACGCCTTCGATGCCCTCGTGCTCGCGGCGTTCCTGCGCGTGAAGAATCCAGGTGCTTTCAAGATTGATGAAGACCGCGCGGTCGTGCGCCGATCCGCTGGGCTCCAAGATGCCGACGACTTCAAAGGGAAACTCGTCGTGTTCGTGGGCGTGCTCGGTTTCGCGGCTCGAGCCTGTGCCATGCGTCAGGACAATTTTCTGCCCGACCTGAATGCCGGTGCCCGCCGCGGCGGCCGAGCCCAGGCAGACTTCGAAAGTCTTCGACGGGAAATGCCCGGCGGCCAGTTTCCACGGCTCGCCGCGCACCGGTTCGAAGCGCGTGAAGAACTCCGGACCCACGGCGGCAGTGGGAAAGCCCTTGAAGGAATCGCCTTGCTGCGTGGGGATCGCCCAGTCGTAGGGGAAGGCGCCCTTGATCTCCTGGTACTTGCTCCACGAAATCGGATTCGACGGCGCGTTGGCGTAGAAGACGCCATTGAGCACTGCGGTCAGCGGGCTTGAGTCGGCGCTGACCAGCAGATGGGTGGTGCCGGTGCCGCGTTGGAAGGCCTCGAAGCTGGCGGTGCGCAGCGAAAGCATGGTGAGCAGCAGGGCGGTCGCCACCGCGACGCTGCCGGCGGTGACCACGGTGCTCAGTCGGCGCGAGCGCAGGCTGTTGACGACGATCGAGAGGTCGTTCATCAGCGCGTCCCCGATTTTGCGTTGGCCCGTGCACTTGCGGCGAACGAATCGACCTCGATCACGCGCTGGAAGCGCGACTGCATCGCCCGGTCATGGCTGGCACAGAGGAGCGCCGCTCCCGCGTCGCGGCACGCCTGCTGGATCAGGTCCATGGCTTGCATGGCGTTGGCCTCGTCCAGGCTGGCGGTCGGCTCGTCGGCCAGCACCACCGCGGGAGCGCAGACGATGGCGCGGGCCACGGCGACGCGCTGCTGCTGCCCGACGCTCATGGTCGACACCGCGGCGTCCGGGCGCTCGATGCCAAGCTTTGCCAAAAGTTCGCGCGATCGCCGCGCGTGGTCGCGCTCGGGCTCGCCCGCGGCCATCAGCGCCAACGAGACATTCTCCTGCGCGGTGAAGCTGGGCAGCAAATGGTGCGTCTGGAAGACCAGGCCGATGCGCCTCGCGCGGATCCGATCGGCGGCGCTCTCTGAAACTCCATCGATCCGCTCGCCCGCGACCATGATGCTGCCGCGGCGCGCCCGCAGCAAGCCGGCCACGATCCAGAGCAGCGTGCTCTTGCCCGAGCCCGAGCCGCCGGAGATCAAAGCCATCTCGCCCTTGGCCAGCGCGAGCGAAGGAATCGACAGCGCGAAGCCTCCGCCATAGTCAAATTCCACATGGTCAAGTTGGATCGCGTTGGACATTGGGGGGATCTTAGACTTCGAGCCGCCCCAACGCCCAGTTCGGATTTCAATTGCTTCGGAGCCGACGATCAGCCGACATCGCCCAGTCCCAGCGCCTTGCCATAGGCGAGCATGAGTTTGTGCTTGAGCGCCGCCACGCCCGCGGCGGCGAGTTCCGGATCCCGGTCGATCCATTCCTTGGCGTCCTGGCGGGCCTGGCCCAGAAGCTCCGCGTCGCGGGTGAGGTCCGCCACTTGAAAGGGCGGCAGCCCCGACTGGCGGCTGCCGAACACTTCGCCCGGTCCACGGATGCGCAGGTCGGTCTCGGCAATCTCGAATCCGTCGTCGGTGGCACCGATGGCCGCGAGCCGATCTTTGCCCTCGGTCGTGACGGCATCGCCCAGGAAGACGCAGAGGCTCGGCGTGGCGCCGCGGCCGACGCGCCCGCGCAGCTGGTGCAGCTGCGCCAGGCCGAAGCGATCGGCGTGCTCCACCACCATGATGCTGGCGTTGGGTATGTCCACGCCGACCTCGATGATGATCGTGGCCACCAGCGCCTGCACCGCGCCGCTGCGGAAGACCTTCATGTTGGCCTCGCGGTCCTCGCGCGTCATCGCGCCATGCAGGCAGGAGATGGCGATGCCCTTCCACGGCCCTTCCTGCAGATAGCGCACATGGTTGGCGACATCCTTCAATCCAAGGTCGGATTCCTCGATAGCGGGCACCACCACATAGGCCTGCTCGCCGCGATCGAGGCGCGTGCGCAGATAGGCATAGACCTCCGGCGCCTTCTCCGGCGTGACCACGCGCGTAATGACGCGAGTTCGCCCCGGCGGCATGCCGCGCAGCACGCTGGTATCCAGGTCGCCGTAGAGCGTGATTGCCAAAGTGCGTGGAATCGGCGTCGCGGTCATGACCAGCGTGTGGGGGACCAGCGGCAACTCGCCCTGGCCCTTTTGCCGGATGGCGGCGCGCTGCTTCACGCCGAAGCGATGCTGCTCGTCGATGACGGCGACGGCGAGGCTGCGAAAGGCGATGCCGCTCTCAAGCAGGGCGTGCGTGCCGATGGCGATGTCGAATTTGCCGGTGGCCAGGCCCGCGACGCGCTCCATGCGCTCGGCGCCGGTGTTGGAGCCGGTGACGAAGGCGATGCGGACCTGGCTGCCCTTGAGCATGTTCCGCAGCACTGCGTAGTGCTGCTCCGCGAGGATTTCAGTGGGGGCGACCAGCGCCGCCTGGTGGCCGTGAGCGACCGCAAGCAGCATGGCGTAGACCGCGACCGCAGTCTTGCCGCTGCCCACGTCACCTTGAAGCAGTCGGTTCATCGCAAAAGGCTCGCCCATGTCCTTGGCGATTTCCCCGATGACGCGATCCTGCTCGGCGGTGAGCGTGAAGGGAATCCGGGCGCGGATGTGCTGGTCGATGGTGGGCTCGAGCTTCAGGGGAATCGCCCGGGTGCGCGAGCGAAGCTGCGCCCGCCGCATCATGACGCCCAACTGCAGCAGAAACAATTCGTCGTAGGCCAGGCGCTTGCGCGCCGCGGCGACATCCTCATCGTCGCGGGCGTCGTGATAGAGCCTATAGGCCTCGGCCAGCGCGATCAGACCGCGGGCCTGGCGGAACTCGCTCGGCAGGGGATCTTCGATCGTGGCGCAGACCGGCTG
This portion of the Planctomycetota bacterium genome encodes:
- a CDS encoding ATP-binding cassette domain-containing protein, translated to MSNAIQLDHVEFDYGGGFALSIPSLALAKGEMALISGGSGSGKSTLLWIVAGLLRARRGSIMVAGERIDGVSESAADRIRARRIGLVFQTHHLLPSFTAQENVSLALMAAGEPERDHARRSRELLAKLGIERPDAAVSTMSVGQQQRVAVARAIVCAPAVVLADEPTASLDEANAMQAMDLIQQACRDAGAALLCASHDRAMQSRFQRVIEVDSFAASARANAKSGTR
- the recG gene encoding ATP-dependent DNA helicase RecG, producing MPDAITAKTRIADLPGLNPRLVERLSAFELRTAGDLVRHFPMRHERRLAERTIAQTEKEVADEQAVVRVRGTVAAVKVRRGRGAVVEATLEDESGSARLMWFNAGWMRDKIHPGDTGVAEGKAKIRNGFLELGNPRWIPDRASDEAEPKAPKPPSAPAESMDRLRAVYPASEQLLSSEIELAVGKVLQPVCATIEDPLPSEFRQARGLIALAEAYRLYHDARDDEDVAAARKRLAYDELFLLQLGVMMRRAQLRSRTRAIPLKLEPTIDQHIRARIPFTLTAEQDRVIGEIAKDMGEPFAMNRLLQGDVGSGKTAVAVYAMLLAVAHGHQAALVAPTEILAEQHYAVLRNMLKGSQVRIAFVTGSNTGAERMERVAGLATGKFDIAIGTHALLESGIAFRSLAVAVIDEQHRFGVKQRAAIRQKGQGELPLVPHTLVMTATPIPRTLAITLYGDLDTSVLRGMPPGRTRVITRVVTPEKAPEVYAYLRTRLDRGEQAYVVVPAIEESDLGLKDVANHVRYLQEGPWKGIAISCLHGAMTREDREANMKVFRSGAVQALVATIIIEVGVDIPNASIMVVEHADRFGLAQLHQLRGRVGRGATPSLCVFLGDAVTTEGKDRLAAIGATDDGFEIAETDLRIRGPGEVFGSRQSGLPPFQVADLTRDAELLGQARQDAKEWIDRDPELAAAGVAALKHKLMLAYGKALGLGDVG